Proteins co-encoded in one Rhopalosiphum maidis isolate BTI-1 chromosome 2, ASM367621v3, whole genome shotgun sequence genomic window:
- the LOC113552832 gene encoding tubulin-specific chaperone E: MAAVESNIHDSVRVGRKVSVGAFTGFARYVGPIPGTEDIWVGIEWDDPNRGKHDGIHNGIRYFKTMMPNPNGASFVRLEKVIPNSISFITAFQSKYGQDFDNSVHQDIIQFMKQSKMSKLASFDLVGMQKIKKKQACFDKLTHVSLSHHGITDAGKPEEIQNCCPNIENLELCDNCFTDWETVSKITGQLKHLTSLDLSFNTIDLPQEPIPQFKECFKCLKNIILGKLYYSWHEIMSLSEAFPVLEVLEVPDNNIDRLERPSMFMENILYLNLENNNLSWQEINKLRFLPKLESLNVNRNGLKEIQIVPSSFPSLKFLMISDNELLYFESLCELNKLPALRSLRIQNNPVLKGMSVSNYTLQIIARIANLTALNGTMITLKERQTNERDFLKDLDMIWHRQLKSAEERAEFLTKHPRYMELIAKYGSDYSEELNTSNKIRTIKIRIVNFCKESNTEKDVIIKTLPITMTLNRLKELGKRLFGLGNKQLEFSYLTKEKPDIEYSMENMNQSLDYYSVEDGNTVLIKW, from the exons atggctGCTGTAGAAAGCAATATCCACGATTCAGTGAGAGTTGGCCGAAAAGTGAGTGTTGGCGCATTTACTGGGTTTGCTCGATATGTCGGTCCAATCCCTGGAACAGAAGATATATGGGTGGGTATCGAATGGGATGATCCAAACAGAGGTAAACATGATGGGATCCATAACGGTATCAGATATTTTAAGactat GATGCCCAATCCTAATGGAGCATCGTTTGTACGTTTAGAAAAAGTGATACCTAACAGCATCAGTTTTATAACTGCTTTTCAAAGTAAATACGGCCAAGATTTTGATAATAGTGTTCATCaagatataattcaatttatgaaACAGTCTAAAATGAGTAAATTGGCATCTTTTGATCTAGTTGGAAtgcaaaaaattaagaaaaagcAAGC aTGTTTTGATAAGTTAACTCATGTAAGTCTAAGTCATCATGGTATAACGGATGCTGGTAAACCAGAAGAAATACAAAATTGCTGTCCAAATATTGAGAATTTAGAACTTTGTGATAATTGTTTTACCGATTGGGAAACAGTATCAAAAATAACAGGGcagttaaaacatttaaccTCTTTAGATTTAAG ctTTAACACAATAGATCTACCACAAGAACCAATTCCACAATTCAAAGAATGTTTTAAATGCTTGAAGAACATTATTTTAGGTAAGCTCTATTACAGCTGGCATGAAATCATGTCTTTATCTGAAGCATTTCCAGTACTTGAAGTATTAGAG gtcCCAGATAATAACATAGATAGACTTGAGAGACCTTCGATGTTcatggaaaatattttgtacttgaatctggaaaataataatttatcatggcaagaaatcaataaattgCGTTTTTTAccaaa aTTAGAATCTTTAAATGTCAATCGAAATGGATTAAAAGAAATTCAAATTGTACCATCGTCGTTTCCCTCACTTAAATTTCTGATGATCAGTGACAATGAGTTATTATAT tttGAATCATTATGTGAGCTTAATAAACTACCAGCATTACGTTCTTtaagaattcaaaataatccTGTGCTTAAGGGAATGAGTGTTAGCAATTACACTTTACAAATAATAGCAAGAATTGCTAATTTAAcg gCGCTAAATGGAACTATGATAACTCTTAAAGAGCGACAAACTAATGAAAGAGATTTCTTAAAAGATTTGGACATGATTTGGCATAGACAATTAAAGAGTGCAGAAGAAAGAGCTGAATTCTTGACTAAACACCCGAGATACATGGAACTCATTGCTA AATATGGTTCTGATTACTCCGAAGAATTAAACACGTCAAACaaaataagaacaataaaaattagaattgtgAACTTTTGCAAAGAATCAAATACAGAAAaggatgtaataataaaaacacttcCAATTACTATGACACTTAATCGTCTTAAAGAACTTGGAAAACGTTTATTTGGTCTAGGCAACAAACAActtgaattttcatatttaacaaAAGAG aaaccaGATATTGAATATTCCATGGAAAACATGAATCAATCATTAGACTATTATTCTGTTGAAGATGGAAACACAGTGCTaattaaatggtaa
- the LOC113552831 gene encoding cleavage and polyadenylation specificity factor 73 codes for MLSVQDKKGEEIQISEEENDKLTIKPLGAGQEVGRSCIVMEFKGKKIMLDCGIHPGLQGLDALPFVDLIEANEIDLLLITHFHLDHSGALPWFLLKTKFKGKCYMTHATKAIYRWLLSDYIKVSNIGTEQMLYTEADLEKSMDRIETINFHEEKDVGGIRFCAYNAGHVLGAAMFMIEIAGVKVLYTGDFSRQEDRHLMAAEIPPSRPEILITESTYGTHIHEKREERERRFTMLVNDIVNRGGRCLIPVFALGRAQELLLILDEYWGLHPELHDIPIYYASSLAKKCMAVYQTYINAMNDRIKRQIAVNNPFVFKHITNLKSIDHFEDIGPCVIMASPGVMESGLSRELFEMWCTDSKNGVIIAGYVVQGTLAKAILSEPEDITTMTGQKLPLKMSVDYISFSAHTDYQQTREFINILKPPHIVLVHGEQNEMQRLKSALVREYEENSEDIKVYNPRNTVGVDFYFTGEKTAKVMGEIAVEKPAEDNILSGVLLKKNFSYHIFASEDIPRYSDMLLSEIHQKQLHRFTSSFTVLQNMLSHLTGSVPEIIIPNKKLRVLNSVDVSVDKNFATLEWSTTPENDMYADIVVQVLMKIQSMSNGDMKNVASVPFTEYDHMHFKECLIEILQEMFGEESVPKIFRGEKLFVAVDGKKANINLKNLEVTCEDEVLQRMVQAAISRLHNTVTPLNITNMTT; via the exons ATGTTGTCCGTTCAAGATAAGAAGGGTGAGGAAATTCAGATATCTGAAGAAGAAAATGATAAACTTACTATAAAACCTTT aggtGCTGGACAAGAGGTTGGTAGATCATGTATTGTTATGGAAttcaaaggaaaaaaaattatg CTTGACTGTGGAATTCATCCAGGTCTTCAAGGTTTAGATGCATTGCCGTTTGTGGATCTCATTGAAGCAAATGAAATTGATTTACTATTAATCActca ttttcattTGGACCATAGTGGAGCATTACCGTGGTTTTTACTCAAGACTAAATTCAAAGGAAAATGTTACATGACTCATGCAACCAAAGCCATTTATAGATGGTTATTATCAGATTACATTAAAgtcag caACATAGGAACTGAACAAATGCTTTATACTGAAGCTGATTTAGAAAAGAGTATGGATCGtattgaaacaataaatttcCACGAAGAAAAAGATGTTGGAGGTATTCGTTTTTGTGCTTATAATGCTGGCCATGTATTAGGTGCTGCAATGTTCATGATTGAGATTGCTGGTGTTAAAGTTTTGTATACTGGAGACTTTTCAAGACAAGAAGACAGACATTTAATGGCTGCTGAAATACCACCTTCAAGGCCGGAAATTCTTATTACT gaGTCTACTTATGGAACTCATATTCACGAAAAACGTGAAGAACGTGAACGAAGATTTACTATGCTTGTCAATGATATTGTTAATCGAGGTGGAAGGTGTTTAATTCCAGTTTTTGCATTAGGACGAGCTCAAGAATTATTGTTAATCTTAG atgaatattgGGGTCTTCACCCAGAACTTCACGATAttccaatatattatgcatcttCGTTggctaaaaaatgtatggctGTATATCAGACATATATTAATGCTATGAATGATCGTATCAAACGTCAAATTGCTGTTAATAAtccttttgtttttaaacatattactaACCTTaaa agCATTGATCATTTTGAAGATATTGGTCCTTGTGTTATAATGGCATCTCCTGGTGTTATGGAAAGTGGTCTTTCTAGAGAGCTTTTTGAAATGTGGTGTACAGATAGTAAAAATGGAGTTATAATTGCtg gtTATGTGGTACAAGGAACACTAGCTAAAGCTATTTTATCTGAACCTGAAGATATCACAACAATGACTGGACAAAAGTTACCATTGAAAATGTCTGtagattatatttcattttcagcACATACAGATTATCAACAAACACgagaatttataaacattttaaaaccacCCCATATT GTATTAGTACATGGAGAACAAAATGAAATGCAAAGGCTGAAATCTGCTTTGGTTAGAGAATATGAAGAAAACTCTGAagatattaaagtttataaccCCCGGAATACTGTAGGAGTtgacttttattttactggGGAAAAAACTGCTaaa gtAATGGGAGAAATAGCTGTTGAGAAACCAGcagaagataatattttaagtggtgttttattaaaaaaaaattttagctATCATATTTTTGCTTCTGAAGATATCCCaa gatattCTGATATGTTATTAAGCGAAATTCATCAAAAACAACTTCACAGATTTACATCATCATTTAcagtattacaaaatatgttatccCACTTGACTGGTAGTGTACCTGAAATAATTATTCCAAACAAAAAGTTAAGAGTATTAAACTCGGTGGATGTCTCTGTGGATAAAAACTTTGCGACCCTAGAATGGAGCACTACACCTGAAAATGATATGTATGCAGATATTGTTGTACAAGTGTTAATGAAAATTCAGTCAATGAGTAATGGGGACATGAAAAATGTGGCATCAGTTCCATTTACTGAGTATGACCATATGCatttcaaa gAATGTCTGATTGAAATCTTACAAGAGATGTTTGGTGAAGAATCTGtgccaaaaatatttagaggTGAAAAGTTGTTTGTCGCTGTTGATGGGAAAAaagctaatattaatttaaaaaatttg gAAGTAACGTGTGAAGATGAAGTTTTGCAACGAATGGTACAGGCTGCCATATCTAGATTACATAATACTGTAACacctttaaatattacaaatatgacAACATAA
- the LOC113552833 gene encoding general transcription factor 3C polypeptide 5, producing the protein MFHYILIMESSEETEIISPSKLKLLNCVMYPGIVNNAERAIDKLGGIDEITYAFENSEATLSVNLVKSDFGPPLSGNKHYDRSLLISVKTKYKINKKTGEKIPIEVLPAHIVGFVQKTFTFTSIMDFAYFPPKPNCSELWQTNKLLDINWALEKDVPLSLLPSKLSKFNEPQTDFYDLVNLKKLDMLSKKHRLRPYVRNFTKNNRFEDTELPPMPLDLLKYCLTVKMFSPDEKRLMDRLFEKRPIWVKPALFHFAKVINKEKMKYLLPTTGYFTTTGPFRRMWVRHGYNYQNDPSNYIYQVIEIRNQWFDDHNSSNPKIAKFNIEDYNPNTAEKQFYFSPNSFPLSIVANYQLCDIHLPEVKEMLKNASLSTTCSKHAGWLKKEFIEDIRNVMYGYLERAWQKYLAGNLPTCGNEHIKLYSNYMEEDNLDYTRQQIMRRLEEVIDEDKQTGDEYNECSSEIEVAKDEYENWSTNLDREELAKIIFSDNHIKTEVPNSNPCSDEEDDADLKMDTLEI; encoded by the exons atgtttcattatattttaataatggaatCGTCAGAAGAAACTGAAATTATTAGTCCTtccaaattaaaacttttaaattgtgtaatgTATCCTGGTATTGTTAATAATGCTGAACGAGCAATCGACAAACTTGGAGGTATTGATGAGATTACTTATGCATTTGAGAATTCAGAAGCTACATTATCTGTCAACTTAGTAAAATCAGATTTTGGACCACCACTCTCAGGAAACAAACATTATGATCGTTCATTGTTGATCTCTGTaaagacaaaatataaaataaataaaaaaactggtGAAAAAATCCCTATAGAAGTGTTACCTGCTCATATAGTTGGATTTGTACAAAAAACGTTTACTTTTACAAGTATTATggattttgcatattttccgCCTAAGCCAAATTGTTCTGAGTTAtggcaaacaaataaattattggataTAAATTGGGCTTTAGAAAAAGATGTGCCTTTATCATTACTCCCAAGCAAGTTAAGTAAATTCAATGAACCTCAGACAGATTTTTATGATCTTGTGAATCTTAAAAAATTGGATATGTTGTCTAAAAAACATAGATTAAGACCATACGTACGCAATTTTACTAAGAATAATCGTTTTGAGGATACTGAACTACCACCCATGCCTTTggatttattaaagtattgtttaactgtaaaaatgttttcaccgGATGAGAAAAGACTAATGGAtagattatttgaaaaaaggcCTATATGGGTAAAACCGGCATTGTTTCATTTTGCCAAAGTTATAAACAAGGAAAAGATGAAATACTTATTGCCGACCACTGGCTATTTTACCACTACTGGACCATTTCGACGCATGTGGGtcag GCATGGATATAATTACCAAAATGATCCGTCTAACTACATATATCAAGTAATTGAGATTCGAAATCAATGGTTTGATGATCACAATTCGTCTAATCCTAAAATTGCTAAGTTCAACATTGAAGATTATAATCCTAATACTgctgaaaaacaattttatttttctccaaATTCATTTCCTTTATCAATTGTTGCTAACTATCAATTATGTGATATACATTTGCCCGAAGTGAAAGAGATGCTTAAAAATGCATCTCTATCAACTACTTGTAGTAAACACGCTGGATGGCTTAAAAAAGAGTTCATAGAAGATATAAGAAATGTCATGTATGGGTATTTAGAAAGAGCATGGCAGAAGTATTTAGCTGGTAATTTACCTACTTGTGGAAATGAACATATTAAGTTATACAGTAATTATATGGAAGAAGATAATTTGGATTATACTAGACAACAGATTATGAGAAGATTGGAAGAAGTAATTGATGAAGATAAACAAACCGGAGATGAATATAACGAGTGTTCCTCAGAAATTGAAGTGGCTAAAGATGAATATGAAAACTGGTCCACTAATCTAGATCGTGAAGAACttgctaaaataattttttcagatAATCATATTAAGACAGAGGTTCCAAATTCGAATCCTTGTAGTGATGAAGAAGATGATGCAGATTTAAAAATGGACACTTTGGAAATatga